The Candidatus Acidiferrales bacterium genome has a segment encoding these proteins:
- a CDS encoding glycine cleavage system protein H codes for MFPWVFGFKWQTGNLIFLGIFYSVVTVIFSTLIIAARRAIKNIGGSRDFASISWYEDFSELPAPAKVCRHVISGELEKRICPNAFDCRVCELHPGLLLEKAIPNGHKREIRNSSILGLNMPADRLYHRGHTWVKKEHDGTLTVGLDDFASKIIGTPDIIEFPKVGTKLEVNGTGWFFEKGGTRVRVLSPVEGKVISTGNGENGFYIGVKPQNGIDLRHLLKGSEIGPWIMHEVERLETLLTIEKVGIIFADGGELENDLSKNYLEADWDKVLGEMFLES; via the coding sequence ATGTTTCCTTGGGTTTTCGGATTCAAATGGCAGACCGGGAACTTGATTTTTCTCGGAATATTTTATTCGGTCGTCACCGTCATATTCTCGACGCTCATAATCGCCGCAAGACGCGCGATAAAAAATATCGGAGGGAGCCGGGACTTTGCGTCTATATCATGGTACGAGGACTTCTCCGAGCTACCTGCGCCTGCGAAAGTCTGCCGCCATGTCATAAGTGGAGAACTGGAGAAACGAATTTGCCCGAATGCATTTGACTGCCGAGTCTGCGAGTTGCACCCAGGGCTTCTTTTGGAAAAGGCCATTCCAAACGGACACAAGAGAGAAATCAGGAACAGCTCCATTTTGGGACTGAACATGCCGGCGGACCGACTGTATCATCGCGGACACACATGGGTAAAAAAAGAGCATGATGGCACACTGACAGTCGGGCTTGACGATTTCGCAAGCAAAATTATCGGCACGCCGGACATTATCGAGTTCCCAAAAGTCGGAACCAAACTCGAAGTGAACGGAACCGGGTGGTTCTTCGAGAAGGGCGGCACAAGGGTTCGGGTTCTGTCGCCGGTAGAAGGAAAAGTAATATCGACTGGAAATGGAGAAAACGGTTTCTACATTGGAGTGAAACCGCAAAACGGAATAGACCTGCGACACCTCCTCAAAGGTTCGGAGATCGGTCCGTGGATCATGCACGAAGTGGAACGGCTTGAAACGTTGCTCACAATAGAGAAAGTCGGAATCATCTTCGCCGACGGCGGTGAATTGGAGAATGACTTGTCGAAAAATTATCTCGAAGCCGATTGGGACAAGGTGCTGGGGGAAATGTTTCTCGAATCATAG
- a CDS encoding ATP-binding protein, protein MLKHLSQQIIISLTIIVMVVSGISGYVSLRNREREILQTMISGVDQLSKGITSAVWHAMLADDRAAAYEVMKTVASKQGISRIRIFNKEGTVMFSTKVEDASQVDKNAEACVMCHSPMRQPLVNIDASSRSRVFTLPDGSRQLAMITPIYNEPSCSDADCHAHPRSTNVLGVLDVALDLKLLDHELQSAKNEVYVVTGIQILLIGLFIIFFTRRFVDRPIRKLIAGTKAVSRMQLDHVVEINSSQELGELAHAFNLMSERLDKAMAELNQAAQDLEIKVKERTKQLEAAHQKLLQSDRLASLGQLSATVAHEINNPLFGVLNLAALLERIVKEDGIPLERVPEFKKYLGQIINETSRVGRIVSDLLAFSRRSKPQTAYVDLNAVISTTLMILSHRLKLGNVELKLQLQDDLPRIECDGSQMQQVVINLVMNGAEACQNKGQGTVAITTAQEKDFIVLEISDDGDGIPSEIMSKIFDPFFTTKGEGKGVGLGLSVVYGIVDAHGGDIAVDSKVGEGTTFKVTLPIKKTDVAAKQKV, encoded by the coding sequence ATGCTAAAGCACCTGTCCCAACAAATTATTATCTCGCTTACGATCATCGTTATGGTTGTCTCCGGTATCTCGGGATACGTGAGCCTCAGGAATCGCGAGAGAGAAATTCTACAGACGATGATCTCAGGTGTCGACCAGCTTTCAAAGGGAATTACGAGTGCTGTGTGGCACGCGATGCTCGCCGATGATCGGGCAGCCGCGTATGAAGTCATGAAAACCGTTGCTTCGAAGCAGGGGATCAGCCGAATCAGGATTTTCAACAAAGAAGGCACCGTGATGTTCTCGACAAAAGTCGAAGACGCAAGTCAAGTGGATAAAAATGCCGAGGCTTGTGTAATGTGCCACTCGCCCATGCGGCAGCCTCTCGTCAATATAGATGCTTCCTCGCGCTCACGCGTTTTCACTTTGCCGGACGGTAGCCGCCAGCTTGCGATGATCACGCCGATTTACAACGAGCCGTCTTGCAGCGACGCGGATTGCCACGCTCATCCTCGATCGACCAACGTTCTCGGCGTACTTGACGTCGCCCTCGATTTGAAACTGCTCGACCATGAACTTCAGTCGGCAAAAAACGAGGTGTATGTCGTAACGGGAATTCAAATTTTGCTGATCGGACTTTTCATCATTTTCTTCACGCGGCGATTTGTAGATAGACCAATTCGCAAGTTAATTGCCGGGACGAAAGCAGTGAGTCGGATGCAGCTCGACCACGTAGTCGAGATAAATTCGAGCCAGGAACTGGGAGAGCTCGCTCATGCGTTCAATTTGATGAGTGAGAGGCTCGACAAGGCGATGGCAGAATTGAATCAAGCCGCGCAGGATCTCGAGATAAAGGTGAAGGAGCGAACGAAGCAGCTTGAGGCGGCACACCAGAAACTTCTCCAGAGCGATCGCCTCGCTTCCCTGGGTCAACTTTCGGCCACCGTGGCACATGAAATCAATAATCCTCTTTTCGGGGTGCTGAACCTGGCTGCACTTTTGGAGAGAATCGTGAAGGAGGATGGAATTCCGTTAGAGCGAGTGCCTGAGTTCAAAAAGTATTTGGGGCAAATCATAAACGAGACGAGTCGCGTCGGGAGAATAGTTTCGGACTTGCTTGCCTTCTCGAGAAGATCAAAGCCGCAAACCGCCTATGTCGATCTGAACGCAGTGATAAGCACGACGCTCATGATTCTGAGTCACAGACTCAAGCTTGGAAACGTGGAGTTGAAGCTTCAATTGCAGGATGATCTGCCAAGGATCGAGTGCGACGGCTCCCAGATGCAGCAGGTCGTAATAAATCTTGTCATGAACGGAGCGGAGGCGTGTCAGAACAAGGGACAAGGAACAGTCGCAATCACCACTGCTCAGGAGAAGGACTTCATTGTCTTGGAGATTTCCGATGATGGCGACGGGATTCCATCCGAAATCATGTCGAAAATTTTCGACCCTTTTTTCACGACAAAGGGAGAAGGAAAAGGAGTCGGACTCGGATTGTCGGTCGTGTATGGGATCGTTGATGCGCATGGTGGAGATATTGCTGTTGACAGTAAAGTCGGAGAAGGAACGACGTTCAAGGTAACCCTGCCAATAAAGAAGACAGATGTCGCAGCAAAACAAAAAGTTTAG
- a CDS encoding molybdopterin dinucleotide binding domain-containing protein: MSKRITRRNWIKLVGGSAVGLMITPIPWKILDETAKWSQNWSWIPVPRNGKINFRNTTCTLCPMACGVRTRCVDNQPVSLTGIPDHPISGGGLCSIGLGGHLLPYHPSRLLQPYKVLHNSNGTNSVPVSSEESISAIIGAISSSRQGSVAILDGQPKRTISFAYRKFLAGLADGLYVIPPTTHGVSTELIKNVIGEKETSFGFDIENARTILSFGAPVLDGWGTLGQFSRVVKNRSGKDHVKIIQVESIHSRTAQLADEWVPVKPGTEAAFVLAIADVMIEERLCDIQKLKAHSKDFDNNSSVSFTELVKKFSSANVSGQMGIPAERIREIARDLASRKPSLVVFDGSSFSRDEQIAFMDLNILLGAVNTKGGLIPRTGLPAPLEEKLAEETSLIDVPDHSIRVLILDGAESGSAFPWQMLEQKLVTNDPMVVSLSPYFTGIARYADYLIPSPTYLESYGDSPTPPTVSMASYSISRPILVTPNEVVEPLDVIRRIARDTDNEFPQLETLLKSRVTKIFRERKGFVFDATSGKTARLSDISSAEQLTQILSHGGCWYEDKVMSRSKEIPTRFQFLGGDDHGFEKLSAATTRNSDGPGLVLLPYAATVAQPHQLMEKLDRESDLRESGNTASINPETASRFSLSDGNRATLKTEIGITDIKVKLDKAVMPGIIQATVGSDETNILEICKIENDSTWRITKAEILPA; the protein is encoded by the coding sequence ATGAGCAAGCGGATTACACGTCGAAACTGGATAAAACTCGTCGGAGGCTCTGCGGTCGGCTTGATGATCACTCCGATCCCCTGGAAAATTCTCGACGAGACCGCAAAGTGGTCACAGAATTGGTCGTGGATCCCCGTACCACGAAATGGGAAGATAAATTTCAGGAATACGACCTGCACTTTATGCCCCATGGCGTGCGGCGTCCGCACAAGATGCGTCGACAACCAGCCGGTCAGCCTGACGGGAATTCCGGATCACCCGATTAGCGGCGGCGGATTATGTTCAATCGGACTCGGTGGACACCTGCTTCCATATCACCCATCCCGGCTCCTCCAGCCGTATAAAGTTCTGCATAACAGCAACGGCACGAATAGTGTCCCGGTCTCCTCGGAGGAATCGATCTCCGCGATTATCGGTGCGATCTCGTCATCAAGACAAGGATCCGTCGCAATCCTTGATGGACAACCCAAAAGAACAATATCTTTTGCTTATAGGAAATTTCTGGCGGGATTAGCCGATGGGCTCTACGTCATTCCTCCAACGACACATGGCGTTTCGACAGAGCTTATTAAAAACGTCATTGGTGAAAAAGAAACTTCATTTGGATTTGATATAGAGAACGCCCGAACAATCCTGAGCTTCGGAGCTCCGGTACTTGACGGATGGGGAACGCTCGGACAATTTTCAAGAGTTGTCAAAAATCGCAGCGGAAAAGATCACGTCAAGATAATTCAGGTTGAATCGATTCATTCGAGGACCGCTCAACTTGCCGACGAATGGGTTCCGGTTAAACCCGGCACCGAGGCCGCATTTGTGCTTGCGATCGCAGATGTAATGATAGAAGAAAGACTCTGCGACATACAAAAACTTAAGGCACATTCAAAAGACTTCGACAACAATTCCAGCGTTTCTTTCACCGAATTAGTGAAGAAATTTTCATCGGCAAATGTTTCAGGGCAGATGGGAATTCCCGCGGAAAGGATCCGCGAGATCGCGCGTGACCTGGCTTCAAGGAAACCCTCACTCGTGGTATTCGACGGCTCTTCTTTCAGTAGAGACGAGCAGATTGCTTTCATGGATTTAAACATTTTACTCGGCGCCGTCAACACAAAAGGAGGCTTGATTCCGCGAACCGGATTACCCGCCCCGCTTGAAGAAAAGCTTGCAGAAGAAACTTCACTAATCGATGTGCCTGATCATTCAATCAGAGTTTTGATTCTGGACGGCGCGGAATCTGGCAGTGCCTTTCCCTGGCAGATGCTTGAACAAAAACTCGTCACGAATGATCCGATGGTCGTCAGTCTTTCACCGTATTTCACCGGAATCGCAAGATATGCAGACTATTTGATTCCCTCCCCCACATACCTTGAATCTTACGGCGATTCCCCGACGCCGCCAACCGTTTCCATGGCATCGTACTCCATTTCCAGACCGATCCTCGTGACGCCGAACGAAGTCGTGGAACCACTCGATGTCATAAGAAGAATTGCGAGGGATACCGATAATGAGTTTCCACAACTTGAGACGCTCCTGAAGAGCCGCGTCACAAAGATCTTCAGGGAACGAAAAGGATTTGTCTTCGATGCTACATCCGGCAAGACAGCGAGATTATCGGACATCTCCTCCGCTGAGCAGTTAACGCAAATTTTGTCACACGGCGGATGCTGGTACGAAGACAAAGTGATGTCAAGGTCAAAAGAGATCCCGACACGCTTCCAATTCCTTGGAGGAGACGATCATGGATTTGAAAAGTTATCGGCGGCGACTACCCGCAATTCAGATGGCCCGGGGCTCGTTCTTCTGCCGTACGCGGCGACCGTTGCCCAGCCTCATCAACTCATGGAAAAACTCGACAGAGAATCCGATCTGCGCGAATCAGGCAATACCGCTTCAATCAATCCTGAAACTGCAAGCAGGTTTAGTCTGAGCGATGGCAATAGAGCAACACTCAAGACAGAAATCGGCATCACGGACATAAAAGTAAAGTTGGACAAAGCGGTCATGCCCGGCATAATCCAAGCGACGGTCGGATCAGATGAAACGAACATTTTAGAAATCTGTAAAATAGAGAATGATTCAACATGGCGAATTACGAAAGCGGAAATTCTTCCGGCGTAG
- a CDS encoding 4Fe-4S dicluster domain-containing protein: MANYESGNSSGVDKVINYRKAKYGMVIDVDRCTGCGACMVACAVENNVPPAPSTATDRTGITPMRVYEVDNGLPFPNNKSVFFPISCQQCEHHTPCVSVCPQNAVELDQSTGIVGQIPVRCFGCRYCMVACPYHARYFNWWDPAWPNGMEKTLNPDVSPRMRGVVEKCNFCFHRLQAARSKAAVEGKKDIDPAEYVPACVECCPTRAMAFGDLLDSDSKASRFSRDKNSFRLLENLGTEPKVYFHSEQEWVRRLIESKTTFAENEPAERENANG; the protein is encoded by the coding sequence ATGGCGAATTACGAAAGCGGAAATTCTTCCGGCGTAGATAAAGTGATTAATTATCGCAAGGCAAAATACGGAATGGTCATCGACGTCGACAGGTGCACCGGCTGCGGCGCGTGCATGGTGGCATGCGCGGTCGAGAACAACGTTCCACCTGCTCCGTCAACTGCAACCGACAGGACGGGAATCACACCGATGCGAGTCTACGAAGTCGACAATGGCCTTCCATTTCCCAACAATAAGTCGGTCTTCTTCCCGATTTCGTGCCAGCAATGCGAGCATCATACCCCGTGCGTGTCAGTCTGCCCTCAGAACGCGGTCGAACTGGATCAGAGCACAGGAATAGTCGGCCAGATTCCTGTCAGATGCTTTGGTTGTCGCTACTGCATGGTGGCATGTCCGTATCACGCAAGATATTTCAACTGGTGGGATCCGGCTTGGCCGAATGGGATGGAGAAAACGTTGAACCCGGATGTTTCGCCGCGCATGAGAGGCGTCGTCGAGAAATGCAATTTCTGTTTCCACCGCCTTCAAGCGGCCAGATCGAAAGCAGCGGTTGAGGGGAAAAAAGACATTGACCCCGCCGAATATGTTCCGGCATGTGTCGAGTGTTGTCCGACTCGGGCAATGGCTTTCGGCGATCTGCTCGATTCCGATAGCAAAGCCTCCAGGTTTTCGAGAGACAAAAACAGTTTCCGTTTGCTAGAGAACCTCGGTACAGAACCGAAAGTTTACTTTCATTCGGAGCAAGAATGGGTGAGGAGACTTATCGAGTCAAAGACGACGTTCGCAGAAAACGAACCGGCGGAAAGGGAGAATGCCAATGGATAG
- the qrcA gene encoding menaquinone reductase multiheme cytochrome c subunit QrcA, with amino-acid sequence MKDHGKLMFLTGITVILLFGWITFPYVIYRPVNQPIQFSHFAHTGDNVGLKCGSCHTFDKDGRFNGIPTIEKCRSCHSKPMGISKDEARLVNEYVMPGREIPWIIYSMQPQSVFFSHSTHVKLAGMDCQTCHFGQAYTRKLRPAYFSRISGYGLDVFGKDLLNFPSTPSRGMRMDDCSNCHHERGVQESCIDCHK; translated from the coding sequence GTGAAGGACCATGGTAAATTAATGTTTCTCACCGGGATAACGGTCATACTTCTGTTTGGCTGGATCACTTTTCCATACGTTATCTACAGACCTGTCAATCAACCGATACAATTCAGCCATTTCGCTCACACGGGTGACAACGTGGGATTGAAGTGCGGCAGCTGCCACACTTTCGATAAGGATGGACGGTTCAACGGAATTCCCACCATAGAAAAATGCAGAAGCTGTCATTCGAAGCCGATGGGAATTTCCAAAGACGAAGCGCGGCTGGTAAATGAATACGTGATGCCGGGACGAGAGATTCCATGGATCATCTATTCCATGCAGCCGCAAAGTGTGTTCTTCTCACACTCGACTCATGTGAAACTCGCGGGAATGGATTGCCAAACATGCCACTTCGGACAGGCGTATACGCGGAAACTCCGGCCGGCATATTTCAGCCGTATCAGCGGATATGGCCTCGATGTCTTCGGCAAGGATCTGCTCAACTTTCCCTCAACTCCATCGCGTGGAATGAGGATGGACGATTGTTCTAACTGTCACCATGAACGCGGCGTGCAGGAAAGCTGCATCGATTGTCATAAATAG
- a CDS encoding sigma-54 dependent transcriptional regulator produces MKMKWEILVVDDEEIMRESLMAWLREDGYAVDSAASGKIALEKSKEKDYAIYFIDLKMPGGMDGIETMMEVKKIHPDAPIIIITAYATVDTAITAMKEGAQEYIVKPCNPKEISILVERIIKVKNLQRENMILRKKLTKEYNFHDIISKNQKMQDIFQLIREVASLKSTVLIQGESGTGKELIARAIHYSGERASKPFVCVSCAALAETLLESELFGHEKGAFTGAVSQKKGKFELAGGGTIFLDEIGDISQKLQMDLLRVLQEKTFYRVGGTDELSVDVRVIAATNRNLDESVKSEKFRDDLFYRLNVINIRIPPLRERREDIPLLVKSFIERLSHELGKEIEDIAESGLKLLMDYDWAGNVRELENAVERAMVTCKNKVLTEEDFGFIELNGWRRKNWSMPDNMALDDVEKQVIEATIKRTDGNIKEAASILGIDRSTLYEKIKKYQIER; encoded by the coding sequence ATGAAGATGAAGTGGGAAATACTGGTCGTCGACGATGAAGAAATAATGAGGGAATCTCTCATGGCATGGCTTCGCGAAGACGGCTACGCGGTTGACTCTGCCGCCTCCGGGAAAATTGCCCTGGAGAAATCGAAGGAAAAAGACTACGCAATTTATTTCATAGATTTGAAAATGCCCGGCGGAATGGACGGCATCGAAACGATGATGGAGGTAAAAAAGATTCATCCGGATGCGCCGATAATCATCATTACTGCCTATGCGACGGTGGACACGGCGATCACCGCCATGAAAGAAGGCGCGCAGGAATACATCGTTAAGCCGTGTAATCCTAAAGAGATCTCGATTCTTGTCGAGCGGATCATAAAGGTGAAGAACCTGCAGCGCGAGAACATGATCCTGAGGAAGAAGCTGACGAAAGAGTACAATTTTCATGACATCATCAGCAAGAACCAAAAGATGCAGGACATCTTCCAGCTCATACGGGAAGTTGCGAGCCTGAAAAGCACTGTCCTTATCCAGGGAGAAAGCGGTACCGGCAAAGAACTAATCGCTCGCGCAATTCATTATTCTGGTGAGCGTGCGTCGAAACCATTCGTTTGCGTCTCGTGCGCGGCGCTTGCCGAGACTCTGCTCGAATCTGAATTGTTCGGACATGAGAAAGGTGCATTCACCGGTGCAGTTTCGCAGAAAAAGGGAAAATTTGAGCTGGCGGGCGGCGGCACGATCTTCCTCGATGAGATCGGAGACATTTCGCAGAAACTGCAGATGGATCTGCTGCGGGTGCTGCAGGAGAAAACCTTTTACCGTGTCGGCGGGACGGACGAGCTGAGCGTCGACGTGCGGGTGATCGCTGCCACGAACCGCAACCTCGACGAGTCGGTGAAGTCGGAAAAATTCCGCGACGATTTGTTCTATCGTCTGAACGTGATCAACATCCGCATACCTCCGCTTCGCGAGCGGCGGGAAGACATTCCGCTTCTCGTGAAGAGCTTTATCGAACGGCTGTCACACGAGCTTGGGAAAGAGATTGAGGACATTGCCGAGTCCGGTTTGAAGCTTCTCATGGATTACGATTGGGCGGGAAATGTCCGCGAATTGGAAAACGCCGTCGAGCGTGCCATGGTAACATGCAAGAACAAAGTCCTGACGGAAGAAGATTTCGGCTTCATTGAGCTCAACGGCTGGCGCAGGAAGAATTGGAGCATGCCGGACAACATGGCGCTTGACGATGTCGAAAAGCAGGTGATAGAGGCAACGATAAAGAGAACTGATGGAAACATAAAGGAAGCGGCATCGATCCTGGGAATTGACAGGTCGACGCTTTATGAGAAGATCAAGAAATATCAGATAGAGCGGTGA
- the nrfD gene encoding NrfD/PsrC family molybdoenzyme membrane anchor subunit, which translates to MDSHLIARGLDRAPFKKFLAWIIPWAAVLLVGMYAIFLVLLKGLNQTNMDNRFSFGLWIFLDLSVIALGAGAFFTGFLLYILKKHELKSVISSAVVIGFICYSGAILILMVDVGQPLRAWFTFWHPNVHSMLTEVTFCITCYLTVLAIEYIPLIFKNRKLREIPSFLVFEFQLHKVIPIFAGVGTFLSFFHQGSLGGLYGVLQGRPFAFREGIAIWPSTFFLFIISAAASGPSFIILTTWLVSKLSRKRLVKDEVFRLLAKISGSLLIFYVLLKSIDTMNWMDRTVPSHRLSAMSYYLHEPFSIWVLFAEIIVFGLIPALVFIFGNKKLNPGWLVLNAGSVCCGILLNRFVMTIQTLAVPTLPFDKFMLYTPSWQEIATFLFVIAYGVLTYSFSFRYLKLFPQERETSYE; encoded by the coding sequence ATGGATAGTCATCTCATCGCACGGGGTCTTGATCGAGCGCCATTCAAAAAATTCTTGGCATGGATTATACCTTGGGCGGCCGTGCTGCTCGTCGGGATGTATGCGATATTCCTTGTGCTACTCAAAGGTTTGAATCAAACAAACATGGACAACCGTTTTTCTTTCGGGCTCTGGATATTTCTCGACCTGTCGGTCATCGCGCTCGGCGCAGGCGCATTCTTCACCGGATTTCTTCTTTACATTTTGAAGAAGCACGAACTCAAGTCGGTAATAAGCAGCGCGGTGGTGATCGGGTTCATATGCTACAGCGGCGCGATTCTCATCCTGATGGTTGATGTCGGTCAGCCGCTGAGAGCATGGTTTACGTTCTGGCACCCCAATGTCCACTCGATGTTGACGGAGGTAACGTTCTGCATAACGTGCTACCTCACCGTTCTCGCGATCGAATATATTCCGCTGATCTTCAAAAACAGAAAGCTGAGAGAAATTCCGTCGTTTCTGGTTTTCGAATTTCAGTTACACAAAGTCATACCAATATTTGCAGGGGTCGGGACATTTCTCTCATTCTTCCATCAGGGTTCACTCGGCGGATTATACGGAGTTCTTCAAGGGCGACCATTTGCATTTCGTGAAGGGATCGCGATTTGGCCGTCGACATTCTTCCTTTTCATAATCTCCGCGGCAGCTTCCGGGCCGAGCTTCATAATCCTGACGACGTGGCTTGTATCCAAACTAAGCAGGAAGCGGCTCGTGAAAGACGAAGTCTTCAGACTTCTCGCAAAAATATCAGGCTCACTTCTGATTTTCTACGTACTACTCAAAAGCATCGATACCATGAATTGGATGGACAGAACCGTTCCGTCCCACAGGCTATCAGCCATGAGCTATTACCTTCATGAACCGTTCAGCATATGGGTCTTGTTTGCAGAGATAATTGTTTTCGGTTTGATACCCGCACTTGTTTTTATTTTCGGGAACAAGAAATTGAATCCCGGCTGGCTCGTTCTGAACGCAGGCTCGGTCTGCTGCGGGATTCTTCTCAACAGGTTTGTCATGACGATACAGACTCTCGCCGTGCCGACGCTGCCTTTCGACAAGTTCATGCTCTACACACCAAGCTGGCAGGAAATAGCGACGTTTCTTTTTGTTATTGCATACGGAGTTTTAACTTACTCGTTCTCGTTCAGATACCTGAAGCTATTTCCGCAAGAGAGGGAGACGAGCTACGAATAA
- a CDS encoding YhcH/YjgK/YiaL family protein produces MISDSLENLNKYQQIIPHSKEICDYLNTTNIFSLAVGKYPIAGDSAFILIQEYLTKADAEKKWESHRKYIDIQIVLDGQEIMGYSPAPSLKSKDGYNEEKDITFYEDDSWEHSRLFVPKNYFCLFFPEDAHKPGLRVLKDESVKKAVIKASIY; encoded by the coding sequence ATGATTTCCGACTCTCTAGAAAACTTGAATAAGTATCAGCAGATCATTCCGCACTCAAAAGAAATATGCGATTACCTCAACACCACAAATATTTTTTCTTTGGCCGTCGGCAAATACCCGATCGCAGGGGACTCCGCTTTCATACTCATCCAGGAATACCTGACTAAGGCGGATGCCGAGAAAAAATGGGAGTCGCATAGGAAGTATATCGATATCCAGATTGTCCTGGACGGGCAGGAGATCATGGGCTATTCACCCGCTCCTTCTCTCAAGTCCAAAGATGGATACAACGAGGAAAAGGACATAACATTTTATGAAGACGACTCGTGGGAGCACAGCAGGCTATTTGTCCCCAAAAATTATTTTTGTTTGTTTTTCCCGGAGGATGCCCACAAGCCCGGTCTTCGTGTTCTCAAAGATGAATCCGTTAAGAAAGCGGTAATTAAGGCCTCAATTTACTAG
- a CDS encoding PP2C family protein-serine/threonine phosphatase, with translation MNTLQSEFVDISTGLLVCAAGALASVISIFRLKNRDFTLLNFGLFTFLYGLRRMVETSTMRSLVGSPFTFPYFHGLLTYALVIPLSAFLVNVFGRGIYNSMTWVFRSTIVYAVAAVAYDLFLPGPLTDVAIYRPLAVGWAAVWIANVLLSRRRRDTELRILQVVFLTTLFFMLIDQLLSMGILSWGFRLEQPGFAVLFVGLGFVAVHHFLVNERKLHSIEQEIEIARRIQESNLPARIDFPRGIDIAARYVPMSMVAGDFYDVQTKDETGAGILIADVSGHGVGAALIGSMLKICFASQVQYISDPAHVLTEINRILQGKIETSFVTACSLFIDFRNEILRYSTAGHPPPFLQRRSNHEIIRLTRAGTVLGPFQNFVYENEELTLAKGDRLVLYTDGIIETKSKNGEFYGDDRMEAVIKAHSNDSPECCAGQIVEQVIKWSGRSGTRYLDDDLTLIVADVLTGPPAAVVADK, from the coding sequence GTGAATACTCTGCAGTCTGAATTTGTCGATATCTCAACCGGGCTCCTTGTTTGCGCCGCCGGGGCGCTCGCGTCCGTGATTTCAATCTTCCGGCTGAAGAACAGGGACTTCACCCTCCTGAACTTCGGGCTCTTCACATTTTTATACGGGTTGCGAAGGATGGTCGAGACATCCACTATGAGATCGCTGGTCGGTTCTCCCTTCACATTCCCGTATTTCCACGGGCTGCTCACCTATGCACTCGTGATCCCGTTATCGGCCTTTCTGGTCAACGTATTCGGGCGCGGAATTTACAACTCGATGACCTGGGTATTCCGCTCAACGATCGTCTATGCCGTCGCCGCCGTTGCATACGACCTTTTTCTGCCCGGGCCGCTGACGGACGTCGCGATCTACCGGCCCCTTGCTGTTGGCTGGGCGGCCGTATGGATTGCGAATGTTCTCCTTTCCCGGAGGCGGCGTGATACCGAGCTGCGGATTTTACAAGTCGTATTTCTGACCACTCTCTTTTTTATGCTCATCGATCAGCTTCTCAGCATGGGCATTTTATCATGGGGATTTCGGCTGGAGCAGCCCGGTTTCGCCGTGCTCTTTGTCGGATTGGGATTTGTCGCAGTACATCATTTCCTTGTCAACGAACGAAAGCTGCACTCCATTGAGCAGGAAATTGAGATTGCCCGGAGGATCCAGGAGTCAAACCTTCCGGCACGCATAGATTTCCCAAGAGGCATCGATATTGCAGCTAGATATGTGCCGATGTCCATGGTCGCAGGAGATTTTTATGACGTCCAGACAAAAGATGAAACCGGTGCTGGTATACTGATTGCCGACGTATCAGGCCATGGTGTCGGCGCTGCGTTGATCGGTTCGATGCTGAAGATTTGTTTTGCATCGCAGGTCCAATACATTTCCGACCCGGCGCATGTATTGACGGAGATAAACCGTATTCTTCAAGGAAAAATTGAAACCTCCTTTGTTACAGCTTGTTCGTTATTCATTGATTTCAGGAATGAAATACTACGTTATTCCACCGCGGGGCATCCGCCTCCATTCTTGCAGAGAAGGTCGAACCATGAAATTATCAGGCTCACTCGCGCGGGCACGGTCTTAGGTCCGTTTCAGAATTTTGTGTACGAAAATGAAGAGTTGACTCTTGCGAAGGGAGATCGGTTAGTCCTTTATACCGATGGTATCATTGAAACGAAAAGCAAAAACGGTGAATTCTACGGAGACGACCGCATGGAGGCCGTCATAAAAGCGCATTCCAATGATTCGCCGGAATGCTGTGCCGGCCAAATCGTGGAGCAGGTTATCAAATGGTCCGGCAGGTCAGGAACGCGATATCTTGATGATGACCTGACCTTGATTGTCGCAGATGTTCTCACCGGACCTCCAGCAGCTGTGGTCGCGGATAAATAG